A region from the Streptomyces tsukubensis genome encodes:
- the rpmF gene encoding 50S ribosomal protein L32, whose translation MAVPKRKMSRSNTRHRRSQWKAAVPTLVSCERCQEPKQQHIACPSCGTYNKRQVLAV comes from the coding sequence GTGGCTGTTCCGAAGCGGAAGATGTCGCGCAGCAACACGCGCCACCGCCGGTCGCAGTGGAAGGCTGCGGTCCCCACCCTGGTTTCGTGTGAGCGTTGCCAGGAGCCCAAGCAGCAGCACATCGCGTGCCCGAGCTGCGGCACCTACAACAAGCGCCAGGTCCTCGCGGTCTGA
- the rnc gene encoding ribonuclease III: MSELSNAGDGKPADNADAVNAASSHTLLEGRLGYQVESALLVRALTHRSYAYENGGLPTNERLEFLGDSVLGLVVTDTLYRSHPDLPEGQLAKLRAAVVNSRALAGVGRGLDLGSFIRLGRGEEGTGGRDKASILADTLEAVIGAVYLDRGLDAASELVHRLFDPLIEKSSNLGAGLDWKTSLQELTAAEGLGVPEYLVTETGPDHEKTFTAAARVGGVSYGTGTGRSKKEAEQQAAESAWREIRAAADARAAAESGKSPEAEAADGPAESDGSGADDGQESARA, encoded by the coding sequence ATGTCAGAGCTGTCCAACGCCGGTGACGGAAAGCCGGCGGACAACGCCGACGCAGTCAACGCAGCCTCGTCCCACACGCTTCTGGAAGGGCGGCTCGGCTATCAGGTCGAGTCCGCCCTTCTGGTGCGTGCGCTGACCCACCGCTCGTACGCGTACGAGAACGGGGGGCTGCCCACCAATGAGCGCCTGGAGTTCCTCGGGGACTCCGTCCTCGGCCTGGTGGTCACCGACACCCTTTACCGCAGCCACCCCGATCTGCCCGAGGGGCAGCTCGCCAAGCTGCGGGCCGCGGTCGTCAACTCCCGGGCACTGGCCGGGGTGGGCCGCGGGCTCGACCTGGGCTCCTTCATCCGGCTCGGCCGGGGTGAAGAGGGCACGGGCGGCCGGGACAAGGCGTCCATCCTCGCCGACACCCTCGAAGCGGTGATCGGCGCGGTCTATCTGGACCGGGGACTCGACGCGGCGTCCGAGCTGGTGCACCGGCTCTTCGACCCGCTGATCGAGAAGTCGTCCAACCTGGGCGCGGGACTCGACTGGAAGACCAGTCTCCAGGAGCTGACCGCCGCCGAGGGACTCGGGGTCCCGGAGTACCTCGTCACCGAGACGGGTCCGGACCACGAGAAGACCTTCACTGCTGCTGCCCGCGTCGGTGGTGTCTCGTACGGCACCGGTACCGGCCGCAGCAAGAAGGAAGCGGAGCAGCAGGCCGCCGAGTCGGCCTGGCGGGAGATCCGCGCCGCTGCCGACGCACGGGCGGCCGCCGAATCCGGTAAGTCTCCGGAAGCGGAAGCCGCCGACGGCCCTGCTGAGAGTGATGGGAGCGGGGCGGACGACGGCCAGGAATCGGCCCGAGCCTGA